In a genomic window of Syntrophobacterales bacterium:
- a CDS encoding ABC transporter permease, giving the protein MLRYVAKRLIFMIPLLLGITIICFAVMHLAPGSPTDLQTQMNPRASIEMKQRLKALYDLDKPLPVQYFLWLKKIAVFDLGTSFSTDRRPVSDKIKERLPITILLNVLSLFLIMIVAIPLGVLSAVHKDSLFDRISGVFVFIGFAVPTFWLALLLMILFGIHLGWLPISGIRSLNYEYLPPGMALWDFVKHLIMPVLLSAFGGLAGLSRYMRANMLEVIRQDYILTARAKGLSENSVIYRHALRNALLPVITILGLSVPGLIGGSVIFETVFAIPGMGQLFYMAVMARDYPVVMGILFIGATLTLLGNLLADVSYALADPRIRVS; this is encoded by the coding sequence ATGCTGCGCTATGTTGCCAAACGCCTGATTTTCATGATCCCGCTTTTATTGGGGATTACCATCATCTGCTTTGCCGTGATGCACCTTGCGCCCGGGTCTCCTACCGATTTGCAGACACAGATGAACCCGCGTGCCTCGATTGAGATGAAGCAGCGGCTGAAGGCGCTGTACGATCTCGATAAACCGCTTCCTGTTCAGTATTTCCTTTGGCTGAAAAAGATTGCCGTCTTTGATCTGGGGACCTCTTTTTCCACGGATCGGCGGCCGGTTTCCGACAAGATAAAAGAACGGCTGCCGATTACGATTCTCCTGAACGTGCTTTCGCTTTTCCTGATCATGATCGTGGCGATTCCGCTGGGGGTATTGTCGGCGGTGCATAAGGATTCGCTGTTCGACAGAATTTCCGGGGTTTTTGTCTTTATCGGCTTTGCCGTGCCTACCTTCTGGCTGGCGCTGCTTTTGATGATCCTGTTCGGCATCCACCTCGGCTGGCTGCCGATTTCCGGAATAAGGTCGCTCAATTACGAATACCTCCCGCCGGGGATGGCGCTCTGGGATTTTGTCAAACATCTGATTATGCCGGTTCTGCTTTCCGCCTTCGGGGGGCTGGCCGGTCTTTCCCGCTACATGCGGGCGAATATGCTGGAGGTGATACGACAGGACTATATCCTGACGGCCCGGGCGAAGGGGCTTTCGGAAAATAGTGTCATATATCGGCATGCCCTCAGAAATGCGCTGCTGCCGGTGATTACGATTCTCGGCCTCTCGGTGCCGGGGCTGATCGGGGGGAGCGTTATTTTTGAGACGGTCTTTGCGATTCCCGGCATGGGACAGCTCTTTTATATGGCGGTTATGGCAAGGGATTACCCGGTGGTGATGGGGATTCTTTTCATCGGCGCCACCCTTACGCTTCTGGGGAATCTGCTTGCCGACGTCTCCTACGCGTTGGCCGATCCCAGAATCCGGGTATCGTGA
- a CDS encoding XTP/dITP diphosphatase, producing the protein MASKNSGKIRELQAMFAGAEMQILSLNDFPDLPEIIEDGKSFYENALKKAQVVAAATGETVLADDSGLEVAALGGAPGIYSARYGGEGANDRQNVLKLLDEMKGLPAEKRTAAFRCVLVLYDKDNHHEVFEGRWEGVIAENCAGLGGFGYDPVFYLPEQGMTVAQLPPELKNRISHRARAFIKLKERLEQKIDKSNGA; encoded by the coding sequence ATTGCTTCGAAAAACAGCGGCAAGATAAGAGAGCTTCAGGCGATGTTTGCCGGTGCGGAGATGCAGATACTTTCCCTTAATGATTTTCCTGATTTGCCCGAGATCATTGAAGACGGAAAGAGCTTTTACGAAAACGCCCTTAAAAAGGCCCAGGTGGTAGCGGCGGCTACCGGAGAAACGGTGCTTGCCGATGATTCCGGACTGGAAGTGGCTGCGCTGGGAGGCGCCCCGGGGATATATTCCGCCCGTTACGGGGGCGAAGGCGCAAATGACCGGCAAAACGTCTTGAAGCTTTTGGATGAAATGAAGGGGCTGCCGGCCGAAAAACGGACCGCCGCCTTCCGGTGCGTTTTGGTGCTTTATGACAAGGACAATCACCATGAGGTTTTTGAAGGCCGCTGGGAAGGCGTGATTGCGGAGAATTGTGCTGGCTTGGGGGGATTCGGGTATGACCCGGTTTTTTATCTGCCGGAGCAAGGGATGACCGTTGCCCAACTGCCGCCGGAGTTAAAGAACAGGATCAGCCACCGCGCCCGGGCCTTTATAAAACTTAAAGAAAGACTGGAGCAGAAAATCGATAAATCAAACGGGGCGTAG
- a CDS encoding N-acetylmuramoyl-L-alanine amidase: protein MFLLPMAETGMAQPREFVVLLDPAHGGEDKGVVNDSFQEKELTLKLALLIREEARKTPGLQIILTRSLDKKESAAERRNAVGTRKADCLLSLHVNAGFGNKASGYEIYFPGFAYLQTGKGDSQAIIKDMVKNRSLNDSVLFSQYMQAALETVFPRKGRGLRDAPYPLLTGLDIPGLALEMGFATNPDERRLLTDEGKQQAIAKAVVKGLREYSLKAR, encoded by the coding sequence ATGTTTTTGTTGCCGATGGCCGAAACGGGGATGGCGCAGCCAAGGGAATTCGTTGTCCTGCTTGACCCGGCGCATGGGGGTGAAGACAAGGGCGTGGTTAATGATTCCTTCCAGGAGAAGGAGCTGACGCTAAAGCTTGCGCTGCTGATTCGCGAAGAAGCGCGGAAGACCCCGGGGCTGCAAATCATCTTGACCCGTTCGCTTGACAAAAAGGAATCTGCGGCCGAAAGGCGCAATGCCGTAGGGACAAGAAAGGCCGATTGCCTTTTGAGTCTGCATGTAAACGCGGGCTTTGGAAACAAGGCCAGCGGTTATGAAATCTATTTCCCGGGGTTCGCTTATCTGCAAACGGGAAAAGGGGATTCCCAAGCAATCATCAAGGATATGGTTAAAAACAGGTCTCTCAACGATTCCGTTTTGTTTTCGCAGTATATGCAGGCCGCCCTGGAGACGGTCTTTCCGAGAAAAGGCCGCGGCCTGCGGGATGCCCCTTATCCCTTGTTAACAGGGCTGGACATTCCCGGGTTGGCGCTCGAAATGGGTTTTGCCACAAATCCGGATGAGCGCAGGCTTTTAACCGACGAGGGCAAGCAGCAGGCCATAGCGAAGGCTGTAGTCAAGGGACTCAGGGAATATTCCCTGAAGGCAAGATAG
- a CDS encoding bifunctional (p)ppGpp synthetase/guanosine-3',5'-bis(diphosphate) 3'-pyrophosphohydrolase, translated as MLRINAILDKVQTYLSAEQMGMIEKAYIFSASVHQGQIRLSGEPYLTHPMEVCGIIADMKLDTATLVTGLLHDTVEDTLTTIEQIEEYFGKEVAFLVDGMTKIGKITFGSKEKRQAENYRKMILAMSTDIRILLVKLADRVHNMRTMQFQPPEKQLQISQETLDLYAPLANRLGINWMKTELEDLSFRYIDFAAYNELATRIERKQDKRSEYTNEIKQVISREMERFNIRGELEGRAKHLYSIYKKMKEQKIDFDEVYDLIAFRIILDSDAVKDCYEALSMVHALWKPVQGRFKDYIAMPKANHYQSLHTTVIGPYGERVEIQIRTRVMHEWAEGGIAAHWRYKEGKDASKDDEEIKKLRDLLEAQQEVKDPREFMSNLKIALFPDDVYVFTPQGEVKAFPKGATPIDFAYSVHTDVGHQCIGAKVNRSIVPLKYQLQNGDTVEIITQAGHHPGKDWLKYAVTSRALAKIRNWVKAEEREKSLALGQDILDKEFRKHHLKLGQVAKSPEMQELFKELHVDSLDDLLSLIGFGRVSARHVAHKFLPEEEIKKEELPEKKKKKGGGSEAIGVSLTGVDDIMVSFGKCCHPIPGDEIIGYISRGRGIIVHTTSCPHVRDMDPERLVSVHWDAADKKEYQVEMTVVCHDSKGVLAEISSAISAMDINIAHAEVNTDTGGRVTCKFNVNVESLKQFNELTVAVRKLRGVISADRIKPS; from the coding sequence ATGCTTCGCATAAACGCCATTCTGGATAAAGTCCAAACCTATCTTTCCGCTGAGCAGATGGGGATGATCGAAAAGGCCTATATCTTTTCGGCCTCCGTTCATCAGGGACAGATCCGTCTCTCCGGCGAGCCCTACCTGACTCACCCGATGGAGGTATGCGGAATTATTGCCGATATGAAACTCGATACGGCAACGCTGGTCACCGGACTGCTGCACGACACCGTCGAAGACACCCTCACCACGATCGAACAGATTGAAGAATACTTCGGCAAAGAGGTGGCGTTTCTGGTTGACGGCATGACAAAGATCGGGAAGATCACCTTCGGCAGCAAAGAAAAACGCCAAGCGGAAAATTACCGGAAGATGATCCTGGCGATGTCAACCGATATTCGCATCCTGCTTGTCAAGCTGGCCGACCGGGTCCATAATATGCGGACAATGCAGTTTCAACCCCCCGAGAAGCAGTTGCAGATATCGCAGGAGACCCTTGATCTGTACGCGCCCCTGGCAAATCGGCTCGGGATAAACTGGATGAAGACGGAACTGGAAGACCTGTCATTCCGCTATATCGATTTTGCCGCTTATAACGAACTGGCGACAAGGATTGAAAGAAAGCAGGATAAAAGAAGCGAATACACCAATGAAATCAAACAGGTTATCTCACGGGAGATGGAGCGGTTCAACATCCGGGGCGAGCTCGAGGGGAGGGCCAAGCACCTCTACAGCATCTATAAAAAAATGAAGGAACAGAAGATCGACTTCGACGAGGTGTACGATCTGATCGCCTTCCGCATCATCCTCGATTCCGACGCCGTCAAGGACTGCTACGAGGCGCTCAGCATGGTTCACGCCCTCTGGAAGCCGGTTCAGGGAAGGTTCAAGGATTATATCGCGATGCCGAAGGCCAATCATTATCAGTCGCTGCATACGACGGTAATCGGTCCCTACGGGGAGAGGGTGGAAATCCAGATCCGGACCCGGGTGATGCACGAATGGGCGGAAGGGGGAATTGCCGCCCACTGGCGCTACAAAGAGGGGAAGGATGCCTCGAAAGACGATGAGGAGATAAAAAAGCTCCGGGATCTTCTGGAGGCGCAGCAGGAGGTGAAAGATCCCCGTGAGTTTATGTCCAACCTGAAGATCGCCCTTTTCCCCGATGATGTTTATGTTTTTACTCCCCAGGGGGAGGTAAAGGCCTTTCCGAAAGGCGCCACGCCGATCGATTTTGCCTACAGCGTGCATACGGATGTGGGGCATCAGTGCATCGGCGCCAAGGTTAACAGGAGCATTGTCCCCCTGAAATATCAACTGCAAAATGGCGATACGGTTGAAATTATTACCCAGGCCGGGCACCACCCCGGCAAGGACTGGCTGAAATATGCCGTTACCTCGCGCGCCTTGGCGAAGATTAGAAACTGGGTCAAGGCAGAAGAACGGGAAAAGAGTCTGGCGCTCGGGCAGGATATTCTCGACAAGGAGTTCAGGAAGCATCATCTCAAGCTCGGACAGGTGGCTAAATCTCCGGAAATGCAGGAGCTGTTCAAGGAACTGCACGTTGATTCCCTCGACGATCTGCTCTCCCTGATCGGTTTCGGGAGGGTTTCTGCCAGGCATGTCGCTCACAAATTTTTGCCCGAAGAGGAGATAAAAAAAGAGGAACTTCCTGAAAAGAAAAAGAAAAAAGGGGGGGGAAGCGAAGCAATCGGCGTTTCGTTAACCGGGGTGGACGACATCATGGTGAGCTTTGGCAAGTGCTGCCATCCGATACCGGGGGACGAAATCATCGGGTACATCTCCCGCGGACGGGGGATCATTGTCCACACAACGTCGTGTCCCCATGTCCGAGATATGGATCCGGAGCGGTTGGTGAGCGTACACTGGGATGCTGCTGACAAGAAGGAATACCAGGTTGAGATGACGGTTGTCTGCCACGACAGCAAAGGGGTGCTTGCGGAAATCAGCTCGGCAATTTCCGCGATGGACATAAACATTGCCCACGCCGAGGTAAATACGGATACCGGGGGGCGCGTTACCTGCAAGTTCAACGTAAATGTTGAAAGCCTGAAGCAATTTAATGAGCTAACGGTTGCAGTTCGGAAGTTGCGGGGGGTGATTTCGGCTGACAGGATAAAGCCCTCATAA
- a CDS encoding proline--tRNA ligase yields MRYSEMFLPTAREIPSDAELVSHQLMVRAGMIRKLTSGVYSWLPLGYRVLRKFEEIVRQEMNRAGAQEVFLPMVQPAELWQESGRWVHYGKELLRFRDRHDRECCLGPTHEEVITDLVRNEIKTYRQLPKNLYQIQTKFRDEIRPRFGVMRSREFGMKDAYSFDADEAGSEISYGKMFEAYKRIFSRCGLNFRPVEADSGSIGGHYSHEFMVMADSGEDAVCYCSSCDYAANLEKAEVALPEVNAPATEVAPIAEVHTPSVRTIEDIGAFLEVKPSDVVKTLIFSADDIPVAVLVRGDHEVNEIKVKNYLHCNSIALADEATIRKVTGSAKGFAGAVGIKCRIIADYSLLGRNDLVMGANRDDFHLLHVKPGRDFPLEEFADLRLIRENDSCPRCGGVINIARGIEVGHVFKLGLKYSQAMKAVFLDRNGKEQFMFMGCYGIGIGRTVAAAIEQNNDKDGIVWPPALAPYQVIITPVNVSESVLAKAAEELYQALLARGVETIFDDRDERVGVKFKDADLIGIPWRVTIGPKKLAEGNVEIKDRRTGEITILPLAEATAFLAEKVQIDVNK; encoded by the coding sequence ATGCGTTATTCTGAAATGTTTCTGCCTACGGCGCGGGAGATTCCGTCCGATGCGGAGTTGGTCAGCCATCAGTTGATGGTGCGGGCCGGGATGATAAGAAAACTGACCAGCGGTGTGTATTCCTGGCTGCCGCTCGGTTACCGGGTTCTTCGCAAGTTTGAAGAGATAGTCAGACAGGAGATGAACCGGGCGGGCGCCCAGGAGGTGTTTTTGCCGATGGTGCAGCCGGCGGAGTTATGGCAGGAGTCGGGCCGTTGGGTTCATTATGGCAAGGAGCTCCTGCGTTTTCGGGACCGGCATGACCGGGAGTGTTGTCTCGGGCCCACCCATGAAGAGGTCATCACCGACCTGGTCAGAAACGAAATAAAGACCTACCGTCAGCTTCCGAAGAATCTCTACCAGATCCAGACAAAATTCCGTGACGAAATCAGGCCGCGGTTTGGGGTTATGCGTTCCCGGGAATTCGGGATGAAGGACGCGTACAGCTTTGACGCGGATGAAGCGGGAAGCGAGATCAGCTACGGAAAAATGTTTGAGGCGTATAAACGGATATTTTCCCGCTGCGGATTGAATTTCCGGCCGGTCGAGGCGGATTCTGGCAGTATCGGCGGACATTATTCCCATGAATTCATGGTGATGGCTGATTCAGGGGAGGATGCCGTTTGCTATTGCAGCTCCTGCGACTATGCGGCCAATCTGGAAAAGGCGGAGGTTGCGCTTCCTGAAGTCAATGCCCCGGCGACAGAGGTTGCCCCGATTGCCGAGGTTCACACTCCCTCGGTGAGAACCATCGAAGATATTGGTGCTTTTCTTGAAGTCAAACCGTCTGATGTTGTAAAAACATTGATTTTTTCCGCCGATGATATCCCGGTGGCGGTGCTGGTTCGAGGCGACCATGAGGTAAACGAGATCAAGGTCAAGAATTACCTCCATTGCAATTCAATAGCTTTGGCCGATGAGGCGACGATCAGGAAAGTTACTGGTTCGGCAAAGGGATTTGCCGGCGCCGTCGGAATCAAATGCCGGATAATCGCCGATTATTCGCTTTTGGGAAGGAACGACCTGGTTATGGGCGCCAATCGCGATGATTTTCACCTGCTTCACGTCAAGCCCGGCAGGGATTTTCCTCTGGAGGAATTTGCCGATCTGCGCCTGATCAGGGAAAACGATTCCTGTCCCCGCTGTGGTGGCGTCATCAACATCGCCCGGGGAATCGAGGTCGGTCATGTCTTCAAATTGGGATTAAAATACAGCCAGGCGATGAAGGCGGTTTTTCTCGATCGGAACGGCAAGGAACAGTTTATGTTCATGGGGTGCTACGGCATCGGCATCGGCCGGACCGTTGCCGCCGCAATCGAACAGAATAACGACAAGGATGGGATTGTCTGGCCGCCGGCCCTTGCCCCTTATCAAGTCATTATTACCCCGGTCAACGTAAGCGAAAGCGTCCTTGCCAAAGCCGCGGAAGAGCTCTATCAGGCCCTGCTCGCAAGGGGGGTTGAAACCATTTTCGACGATCGCGACGAGCGGGTCGGCGTCAAGTTTAAAGATGCTGATTTAATAGGCATTCCCTGGCGGGTGACAATCGGTCCGAAAAAGCTGGCGGAGGGGAATGTCGAAATCAAAGACCGACGCACCGGTGAGATCACAATCCTTCCCCTTGCCGAGGCGACGGCTTTTCTGGCCGAAAAAGTTCAGATTGATGTTAATAAATAG
- the ispG gene encoding flavodoxin-dependent (E)-4-hydroxy-3-methylbut-2-enyl-diphosphate synthase — MSLPRKKTKVLDVGGVKIGGDFPVVVQSMTSCDTRDVAATLKQIKILADAGCEIVRVAVPDETAAAAIREIRSQITVPLIADIHFRADLAVMALNNGADAIRINPGNIPVDDIRRIVKEVKKNKKVIRIGVNSGSLEKDIALRHRGATAPALVESALRNIRLLEEMDFADMKLSLKSSDVATTIEAYRSISALTDYPLHLGVTEAGSLLQSAIKSALGIGALLYDGIGDTIRVSITGDPLQEIGVAFGILRALKLRNVGPEIISCPTCGRCEIDLVSLTSQVEEKLKGMKAPLKIALMGCVVNGPGEAGEADIGIAGGKGAGMLFKKGEVVRKLREDEFVPVLLEEIGLMSGERAGS, encoded by the coding sequence TTGAGTTTGCCGAGAAAAAAAACAAAGGTTCTCGATGTGGGAGGGGTAAAGATTGGCGGTGACTTTCCGGTTGTTGTCCAGTCGATGACCTCCTGCGATACCCGCGATGTTGCCGCCACGCTGAAGCAGATCAAGATTCTGGCAGATGCCGGGTGTGAAATCGTCAGGGTGGCGGTCCCGGATGAAACAGCCGCCGCAGCGATCAGGGAAATACGTTCGCAAATAACCGTTCCGCTGATTGCCGACATCCATTTCCGCGCCGACCTTGCGGTTATGGCGCTGAATAATGGCGCCGACGCGATCCGCATCAACCCGGGCAATATTCCGGTTGACGACATTCGCCGGATTGTCAAGGAGGTGAAAAAGAACAAAAAGGTCATCCGGATCGGGGTTAATTCAGGTTCCCTGGAGAAGGACATTGCCCTCCGTCATCGCGGGGCGACGGCCCCCGCCCTTGTGGAAAGCGCCCTGCGGAATATCCGTCTTTTGGAAGAAATGGACTTTGCCGACATGAAGCTTTCGCTTAAGTCGTCGGATGTGGCAACCACCATTGAGGCCTATCGTTCGATCTCCGCCTTGACCGACTACCCGCTGCATCTCGGCGTTACGGAGGCGGGAAGCCTTCTGCAGTCGGCTATAAAATCGGCGCTGGGCATCGGCGCCCTGCTTTATGACGGAATTGGCGATACGATAAGGGTTTCCATCACCGGCGACCCGTTGCAGGAAATCGGGGTTGCCTTCGGCATCCTGCGGGCGCTGAAGCTGCGTAATGTCGGCCCGGAAATCATCTCCTGCCCTACCTGCGGCAGGTGCGAAATAGACCTCGTATCGCTGACTTCGCAGGTGGAAGAGAAACTCAAGGGGATGAAGGCCCCGCTCAAGATAGCGCTGATGGGTTGTGTCGTGAACGGGCCGGGCGAGGCCGGCGAGGCCGATATCGGGATTGCCGGGGGAAAGGGCGCGGGCATGCTGTTTAAAAAGGGAGAGGTGGTGCGAAAACTGCGCGAAGATGAATTCGTCCCGGTGCTGCTGGAAGAGATTGGTCTGATGTCCGGGGAGCGCGCCGGAAGTTAA
- a CDS encoding pyridoxal phosphate-dependent aminotransferase: MEKKVVPHKLAKRIGLIKPSPTLAIQAKANALKAAGRDIISFGAGEPDFDTPDNIKEAAIVSIKAGFTKYTPVGGIDELKDAVIAKLARDSQLRYGRSQIVVSCGAKHSLFNIAHVLFEEGDEVLIPSPYWVSYTDIVYLTGAKPVVIKTSVEDGFKLQPAQLEAAITPRTRAMIINCPSNPAGVCYSRKELEDLAEILLRKGILIISDDIYEKIIYDDNRFYSLASFSEELKNNTLVVNGVSKSYAMTGWRIGYTAGPEEIIAAITKYQSQNTSNPTSIAQKAAVEALNGPQEGVLAMDREFQQRRDVIVSRLNEIPGIACLNPQGAFYVFPRVSSFYGKSFGGRVIGNSSEMAAYLLEEANVALVPGVDFGHDDHLRLSYATSLAKIELGVERMRAALLKSQLNLQQPR, from the coding sequence ATGGAAAAGAAGGTTGTTCCACATAAATTGGCAAAGAGGATTGGGCTGATCAAGCCGTCGCCGACACTGGCGATCCAGGCAAAGGCAAATGCCCTGAAAGCAGCGGGACGCGATATAATCAGCTTCGGGGCGGGGGAACCCGATTTCGATACCCCGGACAACATCAAGGAAGCGGCGATTGTCTCGATAAAGGCGGGGTTCACCAAATATACCCCCGTCGGGGGGATCGATGAGCTTAAAGATGCGGTCATTGCCAAGTTGGCGCGGGACAGTCAATTGCGATACGGGCGTTCCCAGATTGTCGTCTCCTGCGGCGCCAAACACTCCCTTTTCAACATTGCCCATGTGCTCTTCGAGGAGGGCGACGAGGTGCTTATTCCCTCGCCCTATTGGGTCTCCTACACCGACATCGTCTATCTGACCGGGGCCAAACCGGTGGTGATAAAAACCAGCGTTGAAGATGGCTTCAAGCTTCAGCCGGCGCAACTGGAGGCGGCGATAACGCCGCGCACCCGGGCCATGATCATCAACTGCCCATCAAACCCCGCCGGGGTCTGTTACAGCCGGAAGGAGTTGGAGGATCTGGCCGAGATACTTCTGCGGAAGGGTATTTTGATCATCTCGGACGATATCTACGAAAAGATAATCTACGACGACAACAGATTTTATTCGCTGGCATCATTCAGCGAGGAGCTCAAAAACAATACGCTTGTCGTCAATGGCGTATCCAAGAGCTATGCGATGACCGGCTGGCGCATTGGCTACACGGCCGGCCCCGAGGAGATAATTGCGGCGATTACGAAATACCAGAGTCAGAACACCTCCAATCCGACCTCGATAGCCCAGAAGGCGGCGGTGGAAGCGCTTAACGGCCCCCAGGAAGGTGTTCTGGCGATGGACCGGGAATTCCAGCAGCGCCGGGATGTTATTGTCAGCAGGCTCAACGAGATACCGGGGATCGCCTGCCTGAACCCGCAGGGCGCCTTTTATGTGTTTCCCCGTGTCTCGTCTTTCTACGGCAAATCTTTCGGGGGAAGGGTCATCGGCAATTCCTCGGAAATGGCCGCTTATCTGCTGGAAGAGGCGAACGTGGCCCTGGTCCCGGGGGTGGATTTTGGCCATGACGATCATCTGCGCCTCTCCTATGCCACGTCGCTTGCGAAGATTGAACTGGGGGTTGAGAGAATGCGGGCGGCTCTACTGAAGAGTCAGCTTAACCTTCAGCAACCCCGCTGA
- the coaD gene encoding pantetheine-phosphate adenylyltransferase, with protein MKKIAVYPGSFDPITNGHVDIIRRSLHMFDEVTVLIAHNPTKDTHFSLDERLEMIREVTRDCKNIHIDSFDGLLVDYLKEKGANIIIRGLRALSDFEYEFQLALMNRRLNRDIDTVFLMTGFQWFYTSSAIINEAASMGGSVEGLVPDIVNMKLIEKYSNKGA; from the coding sequence GTGAAGAAAATTGCGGTGTATCCTGGCTCTTTTGACCCGATTACCAATGGTCATGTGGATATCATCAGGCGCAGTCTGCATATGTTTGATGAAGTAACCGTTTTGATAGCGCATAATCCAACCAAGGACACTCACTTTTCTCTTGACGAACGGTTGGAGATGATCAGGGAGGTTACCCGGGATTGCAAAAATATTCATATCGACAGCTTTGACGGACTGCTTGTCGATTATCTCAAAGAAAAGGGCGCGAACATCATTATTCGAGGGCTTAGAGCGCTTTCCGATTTTGAATACGAGTTTCAGCTTGCCCTGATGAACCGCCGCCTTAACCGTGATATCGATACGGTTTTTCTTATGACGGGATTCCAGTGGTTCTATACCAGCTCGGCGATTATCAATGAGGCGGCCAGTATGGGCGGCTCTGTCGAGGGGCTGGTCCCGGATATAGTGAACATGAAGCTGATAGAGAAATATTCAAACAAAGGGGCATAG
- the rsmD gene encoding 16S rRNA (guanine(966)-N(2))-methyltransferase RsmD yields the protein MRISGGEAKGRLIRIPAGGHVRPTTDRVRESLFNILSTVAETSFLDLFAGSGMVGMEALSRGAAHAVFVEKDVKVADALRERISGFGFTDRARVISAPVHKGLDILRRSGKRFDIIFADPPYNEGQAVETIHFLENGELMAPAGVLVLQHSAREKTGELKAVSLFLTDKRQYGETVLSFFRKEDSGGGGRQ from the coding sequence ATGAGAATAAGCGGAGGGGAGGCGAAGGGAAGGCTGATCCGCATTCCGGCGGGGGGGCATGTCCGGCCTACAACCGATCGCGTCAGGGAATCGCTTTTTAATATACTCTCTACAGTAGCGGAAACATCATTCCTGGATTTATTTGCAGGCAGCGGGATGGTCGGCATGGAGGCGCTGAGCCGCGGCGCTGCTCATGCCGTCTTTGTGGAAAAGGATGTAAAGGTTGCCGACGCTTTGAGGGAAAGGATCAGCGGGTTCGGATTTACAGACCGGGCCAGGGTGATTTCCGCCCCTGTGCATAAGGGGCTGGATATTCTCCGTCGCAGCGGGAAAAGATTTGACATAATTTTTGCAGATCCTCCCTATAACGAAGGTCAGGCTGTTGAAACCATACATTTTCTGGAGAATGGGGAGTTGATGGCGCCCGCTGGCGTTTTGGTACTGCAGCATTCCGCAAGAGAGAAAACCGGGGAGCTGAAGGCCGTCTCGCTTTTTTTGACCGACAAGAGACAATATGGGGAGACGGTTTTATCTTTTTTCCGAAAAGAAGATTCAGGTGGCGGTGGCAGACAATGA
- a CDS encoding aspartate-semialdehyde dehydrogenase, with amino-acid sequence MRSYKVAVVGATGAVGNEMIKVLEQRNFPVKELTLLASDRSLGKELTFNGKSIPVEVLTENSFRGIEIGLFSAGGSISEKFAPLAAAAGCVVIDNTSAFRMVPEIPLVVPEVNPEAIALYKNRGIIANPNCSTIQMVVALKPIHDAARIKRIVVSTYQAVSGTGKRAIEELSLQTQALLSFHDPVVKVYPHRIAFNCLPHIDVFLENGYTKEEMKMVNETKKIFNDQAIRVTATTVRVPVFYSHSEAVNIETEKKLTAAQVRELLSRAPGVVVVDNPAFNEYPLAIDAAGRDETFVGRIREDESIPNGINLWVVADNIRKGAALNAVQIAEILSSKYL; translated from the coding sequence ATGAGAAGCTACAAGGTGGCGGTTGTCGGGGCGACGGGAGCAGTCGGCAACGAGATGATCAAGGTTTTGGAACAGCGCAACTTTCCTGTTAAGGAATTGACGCTTCTAGCCTCGGACCGATCGCTGGGCAAGGAACTCACCTTTAATGGCAAATCCATACCGGTTGAGGTGCTGACCGAAAACTCCTTCAGGGGAATTGAGATAGGGCTTTTTTCCGCCGGGGGTAGCATCAGCGAAAAGTTTGCCCCGCTTGCCGCCGCCGCCGGTTGCGTGGTTATCGACAACACCAGCGCCTTCCGAATGGTCCCGGAGATTCCGCTGGTCGTCCCTGAGGTCAATCCCGAGGCGATCGCCCTTTACAAAAACCGCGGAATCATCGCCAACCCCAACTGTTCCACGATACAGATGGTTGTAGCGCTGAAACCGATTCACGACGCGGCGCGGATAAAAAGGATCGTGGTTTCGACCTACCAGGCTGTTTCGGGAACGGGCAAGCGGGCAATCGAGGAGCTTTCTCTGCAGACGCAGGCGCTTTTGAGCTTCCATGACCCAGTCGTCAAGGTATATCCGCACCGGATAGCCTTCAACTGTCTGCCGCATATCGACGTCTTTCTGGAAAACGGCTATACGAAGGAAGAGATGAAAATGGTCAATGAGACCAAGAAGATATTTAACGATCAAGCGATCAGGGTAACCGCCACAACCGTGCGGGTTCCCGTTTTTTACAGCCATTCCGAGGCGGTAAATATTGAAACAGAAAAAAAGCTAACGGCAGCACAGGTCCGCGAACTGCTTTCCCGCGCGCCGGGGGTTGTGGTTGTCGATAACCCGGCCTTCAACGAGTACCCGCTGGCAATTGACGCCGCCGGCAGGGATGAGACGTTTGTCGGAAGAATAAGGGAAGATGAGTCCATTCCCAATGGGATAAATCTCTGGGTTGTGGCGGATAATATAAGAAAAGGCGCTGCCCTGAACGCCGTCCAGATCGCCGAGATTTTGAGCAGCAAGTATCTATGA